Below is a window of Fuerstiella sp. DNA.
TAAAGGATGATGTGGTGTTCGCGGTGTTCGCGGGTACTTGGTTGATCAATTTAAATCAGCAGCGCAGTTCCCCCATTTTATGTCGGACAAGCAATACACTCATCAGAGCAACGCAACTCATCTCGAACTCGCACTTCGCCGTGCGAAACCTTGGTTTGAGGCAAATGCTACATTTCTGATTTATGGTTTGGCGGCGGTGCTTGCAGTTGCAGCGGTGGTGGTTTGGTTTGGTCGTCAGCCGGAAGCAAATACGGGTGTTTCAACGCTGCTGATGGATGCAAGTTCACCGGAGGATTTTCAAGACATAGCGGACCAGTACGACGGAACGCCGCTGGGAATTCTGGCTCGACTCAAACAGGCGGAAGAACGACTCCAAAGTGCCTTCAGAAAGATGTTTACTGATCGAGCTGCAGCCAATATCGAGCTCGCTGATGCTGAAGTTGCGCTCGGCCGTCTGGGTGACCTGAAACAACTTGATTCCATTGTGCGCCAACGTGTTCTTCTTGGACTGGCACGTCTTGCTGAAATTCGTTGTGATGGAACGGCAGATTCACTGCAGTCGGCCGCTAATGCATGGCAGAACGTTCTCGACCAGGAAGGTGTGTCCATTGCTGCAGATTATGCGGAAGGACGAATGGAAGCGATGAAGGATCCTGCGACTGCCACGTTTTACGCCTGGTTTCACGGTTTGGATCCCAAACCCGCAGATGATCTCGATGTTCCCGCATTTTCCGGTGGTTCATCTTTCGGACCAGGCACGCCCGTGCCGGCAGTGCCAAATGAGGGTACCGGCAGTCTGCCTGATCTGAGTCTGCCGGTACTGGATGAAATTGGGATTGATGAGTCTGCTGAAGCTTCCGGGACAGATTCTGACTCTTCTCAGCAACCCTCCGGCGACGATGTGGATGCTCCCGAACCCGCAGCTGAACAACCGGTCGAACCTGATACTGAAACGGGCGAATGACGGCTGATCCGGCTGATGATTTTCACAATCGTCACTCCGATTTTAAGAACGGCGAACCGGTTCATATTACAGTGGAGGCACGAGCCCACGGCTGGCGGCTTGATCACTATCTCACTCGACTGTTCCCGAACCACAGCAGAGCTGCGCTTCAGCGAACAATTCAGAATGAACACACACTCCTGAACGGACTGGTCACACGTTCATCGCGCAGACTGCGGGTTAACGACCGCATTGAGATACAGCTGCCGGACGGAGATGAGGGTCGGATACGTCCAGAGAACATCCCGTTAGACGTGTTGTACGAAGATGATTCTCTTATCGTTGTGAATAAAAAACCAGGTATGGTGGTTCATCCTGGTCGTGGAAACTACTCCGGAACTCTCACGGCGGCCCTCCAGTTTCACTTTGACACACTGAGTGATTCTGCGGGAAAACACCGTCCGGGAATCGTTCACCGACTGGATCGTGACACCTCGGGGGTGATTGTGGTGGCCCGGGATAATCAGGTTCATCAACTTATTTCAAGGCAGTTTGAGCAGCGTAAAGTCCGTAAGGAATACCGAGCGATCGTACGAGGTGTTCCGGAACTGGCATGTGATACCATTCGAACCCATGTTTGCGTGCATCCCCGTGTCCGTGAAAAAATGACTGTTTGTATACCCGGTGGTCGCTCACGTGAAGCGGTCACCGTGTATCGTACAGCTGAAGAATTTGGCCGGTGGGCTTTGATGGAACTGCATCCGCAAACCGGTCGTACTCACCAGTTGCGAGTTCACATGCTGCATATTGGAACTCCGATCCTTGCTGATCGACTTTACAGCGGGAATCAAACATTCACATCTGAGGATTTGTCGGGTGCAGCGGGATCGGAAAGTTCCGGTCCCCTACTTTCGCGACAGGCGCTCCACGCCTTTCGACTCACAATTCGACATCCTGTGAGTGGCATGCAAATGCAATTTGAAGCACCATTACCATCTGACATGCAGCAAACACTGTGTGCTTTGCGCAATTACCATCAGAACGGAACATAGACGACGAGGAATATGATGAAGCTGGCCAGAGTCAGAAAATCGGACGGAATCGTGGAGGTTGTGCAGGACTGCGGCGATCATGTACTCACGTTAGACCTTACCCAGGTCGAAACATGCGAGACACTTGCGGATGTTCTTCACTCTGAAGATCCGGTTGGACTGGCTCGCTTCCTGCTGCGTCCCGAAACGGCACCTGTTCCGGTTCAAAACGTGACCTTTCTGGCTCCGATTGATGACCAGGAAGTCTGGGCAGCCGGCGTTACCTACAAACGCAGCCAGGTCGCTCGAATGGAAGAATCGGAAACCGGAGCGGATCATTACGATCGCGTCTATACAGCCGATCGTCCGGAACTGTTTTTTAAAGGAATGGCTTCACGAGTTTCCGGGCCCGGAGATCCGGTACGAGTTCGCAGTGACAGCAACTGGTCCGTTCCGGAACCGGAATTCACCCTGGTGATCAGTCCTGTCGGGAAGATTGTCGGCTATACCGTTGGAAATGACGTGTCGGCGCGCGACATTGAAGGTGAGAATCCTTTGTATCTTCCACAGGCCAAGGTCTATCGGCAGTGCGCTGCCGCCGGCCCTTCCATTCTGCTGGCCGGGGAACCGCTGGATCCGGCCGAGACAAAAATTCGACTCACGATCGAGCGGGGAGGTTCGGAATTGGTTTCAAGTGAGACAGCGCTGTCACAGATGGCGAGGGAATTCGAGGACCTTGTCTCCTGGCTGTTTCGCGAAGACGAATTTCCCAACGGCGCTCTCATGATGACCGGGACTGGTATTGTACCTCCTGACGAATTTACTCTTGAGGATGGAGATCAGGTTTCGATCGAAGTCACCGGAATCGGGACACTCACAAATCCGGTCGTTAAGAGTCATTCGGGAAGTTGAATTACCTGGCTAGTGAGAAGTTGATGATTGTTCTGTTCAGTCCCCGCTGTTCCCGTTTCGGGATTCGAAGTCGATTCGGAGATCTTTGGTGCACGAACCGGCCGGCTTTGTCCTGGATATGACTGAATGAAGCACATTTCTGCGCACAGCGGGTCGTTCGTTCCGGCGTCTCACGAAGATCCTGCCAGTCCTGGCGTTCTGAAACGCGTGATTGCCACTCATCGTGATTTACCGTCGGGGCAGGTGATGATGGTCAACTGGGCCAGACTTCCCGGCGGTTCGGCATTTCAGTCACATTATCACGAAGATATGCATGAGGTTTTTGTGTTGATTTCGGGAAGAGTGCGAATGACCGTCAGTGACGCTGTGGTAGAGATGGCTGCCGGCGATACCGTGATCGTGGAGCCTCTCGAAATTCACTCGATGCAGAACCTGATGGATTCTATTGCAGAGTACGTTGTCTTTGGGCTTTCCGTCGGTCATGGTGGCAGGACAGTTGTTGTAAACCAGTAAGAAATTCCGAATGTGACAATCCAGCGGATTGTGTTTGCTGCGTCAGAGCAGGTCACTGTGATCATGACTACAGCGCTGCTGTATTGTTTAGTAAATCAGGGTTTTAGGCGGTTGGAGATGATGGCTCCGCCTTTCCCCGTTTGGTGTTGAGTGAGGGTCAAATTCAAAACGTAGTGACAGTCGGTATCGAGTCCGGACGGTCGAAGGTCACAGTCTGCTGTGGAAAGTTTCATGTCAGTCCCGGGCTGACGTCGTCGGTCATCTGCCTGTGCTCTCTCAGATTTACGATGCCCTCACTAAAGGTCATCGACACAAACTGCCGACGGTGTCAGGAGTTACGTCAGGCGATTTGATGACTGAGTGTGAAACAGTGTTTCACTCCAGATCTGAGAATCCGTCTGTGTTGGGGCGGCTGGAGTTTTCCGGACAGCCTCGCTGATTTAGATTTAACAGCAGGAGACCCTGTTATGATTTCTATCATTCGCCGCCTGGTTCTGGCTTTGGCTGTGGTCATTGCGATCGGAGCAGTTCCGATCGGAGAATCACAGATATTGGCGTGTCCGAACTGTAAGGCTGCCAATGAGACAGACAGCCTGAAACCTCGAGCCTATATGTACAGCATCCTGTTCATGATTGGGATGCCGGCGATGATCTTCACCGGATTCTCGGTGAGCTTTTGGCAAATGTCACGTAAGGCTCAGCTTGAACAGACGGACGAGGACTTAGTCATCCGGCAGGATGTCATATAGTTTTTCCCGATGATTCAACGGGACGATGTCGCCGATGTCAGACGACATGCCGGACTGGGTCCGTGACGCTGTTTTCTATCAGATTTTTCCTGATCGGTTTGCCCGTGGTTCTGCTGTGCCACCGGTTGCATATCTTGAAGACTGGGATGCTGCCCCAACCCCGCACGGATTCAAAGGGGGGACGCTCGACGGTATTACTGAACGGCTTGATTATCTGACCGAGCTGGGAATCAATGCTCTATATTTGTGTCCGGTCTTCTCCTCTGCCTGCAACCATCGATACCACACGTACGACTACTATCAGGTCGATCCGTTGCTTGGCGGTAACAAAGCGCTGCGGAACCTGCTGGACAACTGCCACGCGCGCGGTGTCAGACTGATTCTGGATGGTGTGTTTAATCACGCGAGTCGTGGGTTCTGGCAGTTTCACCACGTGCTGGAGAATGGTGCTGCATCACCCTATCGCGACTGGTTCCATTTTGATCCCGCACGACTGTGCGGGCAGCGACGGTTTCAGCCGTATCCGTCCGAGTCGGTGACGGCAGAACTTGCTGGCGGTGCGGGTAGTCTGGAAACGATCGGCTATTCGGCGTGGTGGAATCTTCCTGCACTTCCAAAATTCAATACGGACTGTACCGAAGCCCGTGAATTCCTGTTGAGGGTTGGGGAGTACTGGATCGAATTTGGTATTGATGGCTGGCGTCTTGATGTTCCGAATGAAATTGATGATGGCGAATTCTGGCGGGAGTTTCGCCGGCGTGTGCGGGCGATCAATCCTGATGCTTACATTGTCGGTGAGGTCTGGGGAGATGCGGCAGTATGGCTCCAGGGAGATATGTGGGATGCCGTGATGAATTATCAGGTCACGGCTGCCTGCCTGGGTTTCTTTGGTGGTTCGCACCTTGATCTTGAACTGGCCCGGCAACCATCTTCGTTTGGTCACGTTCGCCGGTTGTCATCCATTGAGTTTGCTGATGAGATCAATCGGATTCTGAACAGTTATCCGCAGTGTGTGACGGAGTCGCAGTTGAATCTGCTCGACAGTCACGATATGCCGCGTTTTGTCAGCTGTTGCGGTGGTGATACGGCGGCACTTCGGATGGCGTGGTTGTTTGTTTGCCTGTTACCTGGAACGCCCTGTGTCTACTACGGTGATGAAGTTGGCCTTGTCGGAGGTCAGGATCCTGACTGCCGACGAGGATTTCCATGGGACGAATCGAAACAGGACCGAACACTGCTGGACTGGTACAGGCAGTGTATTGAGTGGCGGAGAACGAGCCGGTTGTTCCGTCGAGGCTCGGTGACAATTACGGCCGACGGAGAGGGGCGTATTCTGATGACGTCCAATGGTGATCCGAAAATGGTGGCACTTTTCAATGTAAATGAAGATGCCATCTGTTTTGATCTGTCGCAGATGGCAGACCTGAAGGGAACGTTCGACATATCAGGTCGAACGGCCACCGTTGTTACATTATCGTGATTCGTCAGGCATCACGGTTTCAGAGAGGGCCTTCTGTGATGTCCGGGATGA
It encodes the following:
- a CDS encoding cupin domain-containing protein, yielding MKHISAHSGSFVPASHEDPASPGVLKRVIATHRDLPSGQVMMVNWARLPGGSAFQSHYHEDMHEVFVLISGRVRMTVSDAVVEMAAGDTVIVEPLEIHSMQNLMDSIAEYVVFGLSVGHGGRTVVVNQ
- a CDS encoding glycoside hydrolase family 13 protein, which codes for MSDDMPDWVRDAVFYQIFPDRFARGSAVPPVAYLEDWDAAPTPHGFKGGTLDGITERLDYLTELGINALYLCPVFSSACNHRYHTYDYYQVDPLLGGNKALRNLLDNCHARGVRLILDGVFNHASRGFWQFHHVLENGAASPYRDWFHFDPARLCGQRRFQPYPSESVTAELAGGAGSLETIGYSAWWNLPALPKFNTDCTEAREFLLRVGEYWIEFGIDGWRLDVPNEIDDGEFWREFRRRVRAINPDAYIVGEVWGDAAVWLQGDMWDAVMNYQVTAACLGFFGGSHLDLELARQPSSFGHVRRLSSIEFADEINRILNSYPQCVTESQLNLLDSHDMPRFVSCCGGDTAALRMAWLFVCLLPGTPCVYYGDEVGLVGGQDPDCRRGFPWDESKQDRTLLDWYRQCIEWRRTSRLFRRGSVTITADGEGRILMTSNGDPKMVALFNVNEDAICFDLSQMADLKGTFDISGRTATVVTLS
- a CDS encoding fumarylacetoacetate hydrolase family protein, producing MKLARVRKSDGIVEVVQDCGDHVLTLDLTQVETCETLADVLHSEDPVGLARFLLRPETAPVPVQNVTFLAPIDDQEVWAAGVTYKRSQVARMEESETGADHYDRVYTADRPELFFKGMASRVSGPGDPVRVRSDSNWSVPEPEFTLVISPVGKIVGYTVGNDVSARDIEGENPLYLPQAKVYRQCAAAGPSILLAGEPLDPAETKIRLTIERGGSELVSSETALSQMAREFEDLVSWLFREDEFPNGALMMTGTGIVPPDEFTLEDGDQVSIEVTGIGTLTNPVVKSHSGS
- a CDS encoding RluA family pseudouridine synthase gives rise to the protein MTADPADDFHNRHSDFKNGEPVHITVEARAHGWRLDHYLTRLFPNHSRAALQRTIQNEHTLLNGLVTRSSRRLRVNDRIEIQLPDGDEGRIRPENIPLDVLYEDDSLIVVNKKPGMVVHPGRGNYSGTLTAALQFHFDTLSDSAGKHRPGIVHRLDRDTSGVIVVARDNQVHQLISRQFEQRKVRKEYRAIVRGVPELACDTIRTHVCVHPRVREKMTVCIPGGRSREAVTVYRTAEEFGRWALMELHPQTGRTHQLRVHMLHIGTPILADRLYSGNQTFTSEDLSGAAGSESSGPLLSRQALHAFRLTIRHPVSGMQMQFEAPLPSDMQQTLCALRNYHQNGT